A segment of the Pseudomonas serboccidentalis genome:
CGCTGCAGCAGACCCTGCAGGCCAGCGGCCTCGCCGGGCACTATCAATTGCAAGCCGGAGAGGGCGGCGCGTGGCAGTTGAGTTTCGACGCGGCGCCGGCCGACGCGGTGCTCGACTGGCTGTTGAGCACGCCGGCACAACTTTCTCTGCAAGTGGTCGAGGCCCGTTTGCAACGCGCAGACACCGCTTCGACCGAGGTCACTGCCGGCACATTGTCAGGCACCGTTCGCATGGATCAGGCGCTGGGCGCTAAGGAAGCTTCATGAAGGGGTCAGGATCCAAACCGGCGCGCATGGCGTTGCCGATGCTGCTGATGGCATTGAGCGCGTGCAGCCACACCACGCCGCCGCCAAATCAGCCGCCGCTGCTGGTCGACAGTGAACTCGGTCGGCCACTGGCCAACACCCAGCGCAGCGGCGACGCGCTGCTGGATCGTCAACGCGCACAGGCCCAGGCGGCGCCTCCACCCCGGCAGTTGCACAACATCACCGAGCGCGCGCGCAGTGGCGGCGCCCCGCGTGGCACCCCATTGCCGAGCAATCCGCTGGGCGATCAACCGGTGACGCTGAACTTCGTGGATGCCGATATTCAAGCGGTGGTGCGTGCGTTGTCGCGTTCGACGGGCCAGCAATTTCTGGTCGACCCTCGGGTCAAGGGCAGCCTGACGCTGGTCTCGGAAGGTCAGGTGCCGGCGCGCCAAGCCTATGACATGTTGCTGGCGGCGTTGCGCATGCAGGGCTTCAGCGTGGTGGATGTTGGCGGTGTCGCTCAGGTGGTGCCGGAGGCCGATGCGAAACTGCTCGGCGGGCCGATCTACAGCCCGGACAAACCCGCCGGCAACGGCATGCTCACCCGCACGTTCCGCCTGCAATACGAGAACGCGGTGAACCTGATTCCGGTGCTGCGGCCGATCGTGTCGCCGAACAACCCGATCAATGCTTACCCGGGCAACAACACCGTCGTCGTTACCGATTACGCCGAGAACCTGACCCGCGTCGCCCAGTTGATCCAGACCATCGACACCCCGAGCGCGATCGACACCGACGTGGTGCAGATCCAGAACGGCATCGCCGCCGACATCGCGCCGATGGTCGCGGATCTGCTCGACGCGCCGGGCAACGACCCGACGCAGAAAATCGCGGTGATCGGCGACCCGCGCTCCAACACCATTATCATCCGCGCCGGCAGCCCCGAGCGCACGGAACTGGCGCGCAACCTGATCTACAAACTCGACAACGCGCAGAGCAATCCGAGCAACCTGCACGTGGTGTACCTGCGCAACGCCCAGGCCGCGAAACTGGCGCAGGCGTTGCGCGGTTTGCTCACCGGCGAAAGCGACAGCGGCACCAGCGACAGTGCGCGCTCGGTGCTCAGCGCCATGGGCAGCAGTAGCAACAACAATGGCGGTTCGAGTGCGCAGAGCGGCACGCCCACCAGTGGCAACACCTCGACCACGTCGAGCACCGGCAGTACCGGCGGCAGTTACGCGCAGGGTAGCAGTTCGACCAGCAGCGCCGGTAATCAGGCCAGTGAACAGAACGTTGCGTTCAGCGCTGGCGGGGTGACGATTCAGGCCGATGCGACCACCAACACCTTGCTGATCTCCGCGCCGGACCCGCTGTATCGCAACCTGCGCGAGGTGATCGATCTGCTCGACCAGCGCCGTGCGCAAGTGGTGATCGAAAGCCTGATCGTCGAAGTCGGCGAAGACGATGCCAGTGAATTCGGCGTGCAATGGCAGACCGGCAATCTGGGCGGCAACGGCGTGATCGGCGGCGCCAATCTGGGCGGCTCGGGGCTCAACACCAATGGCAAGACCAGCATCGACGTGCTGCCCAAAGGCCTGAACCTCGGCTACGTCAACGGCACCGTCGACATCCCCGGTATCGGCAAGATTCTCGACCTCAAAGTGTTGGCCCGGGCGCTGAAGAGCAAGGGCGGCACCAACGTGTTGTCGACGCCGAATCTGCTGACCCTGGACAACGAAGCGGCGAGCATTTTTGTCGGCCAGACCATTCCGTTTGTCAGCGGCAGCTACGTCACCGGCGGCGGTGGCACCAGCAACAACCCGTTCCAGACCGTGACCCGCGAAGAGGTGGGCTTGAAGCTCAATGTGCGGCCGCAGATTTCCGAGGGCGGTACGGTCAAGCTCGACATCTATCAGGAGGTCAGCAGCATCGACGAACGCGCTTCGGCCAGCGCGACGTCGGCGGGCATCGTCACCAACAAGCGCGCGATCGACACCAGCATCCTGCTTGATGACGGCCAGATCATGGTTCTCGGCGGCTTGCTGCAGGACGGTTACAGCCAGAGCAATGAAGCGGTGCCATGGCTGGGGACGCTGCCGGGGATCGGCGCGCTGTTTCGTAACGAACGCCGGGCGATCACCAAGACCAACCTGATGGTGTTCCTGCGCCCGTACATCATCCGCGACAGCGACGCGGGGCGCAGCATCACCCTCAACCGCTACGACTTCATGCGCCGCGCCCAGGGCGGCCTGCAACCGGAACGCAGCTGGGCGATGCCGGACATGCAGGCGCCGCAGTTGCCGACGGCGGCGCAGGGGGTTCCGGCGGTGGTGCCGAGCTCGGGACCGAGAGCGACCATCAAAGCGGTGCCGATTGAAGGGAGCACACGCTTTTGAACAGCATGATGACTGTGGCAAGGGACAACACCGGACCTGTAGGAGCTGCCGCAGGCTGCGATCTTTTGATCTTTAAAAGCAAAAGATCGCAGCCTTCGGCAGCTCCTACAGGGGATCGCATTACCGCAGGGATTGGGGAGGGCATGAGATGAGTGCGCTGCCCTACGCCTGGGCGAAGGCCCAGCGCATTCTGTTGTGCGACGGGGTGCTGACGGTTTGCCCGTCGACGCCCGGTTGGTCGATCAACGAAGTGCGCCGGCAGTTCGGCGCGACATCGGTGCAGCGCGTACGCGATGACGAACTCGACGGCTTGCTCGCCACGGCCTACGCCGACACCGGCAGCGCCGCCGCCGTGGTCGGTGCGGCAGAAAACGAAGTCGACCTCGATCGCCTGATGCAGGACATGCCGGAAATCACCGACCTGCTCGACACCCAGGACGGCGCGCCGGTGATCCGCATGATCAACGCCTTGCTCACCCAAGCCGCGCGCGACGAGGCCAGCGACATTCACATCGAACCGTTCGAAACCCATTCGGTGGTGCGCTACCGGGTCGACGGTACCCTGCGTGACGTGGTTTCGCCGCGCAAGGCGCTGCACGGCGCGCTGGTGTCGCGGATCAAGATCATGGCCCAGCTCGATATCGCCGAAAAACGCTTGCCGCAGGACGGTCGTATTGCGCTGCGTGTGGCCGGGCGGCCGATCGACATTCGTGTCTCGACCGTGCCCACCGGCCACGGCGAGCGGGTGGTGATGCGTCTGCTCGACAAACAGGCCGGGCGCCTGCACCTGGAAACGTTGGGCATGGACGCGCAAGTGCTGGCCAAACTCGATCACCTGATTCGCCAGCCCCATGGCATTGTGCTGGTCACCGGGCCGACCGGCAGCGGCAAGACCACCAGCCTGTACGCCGCGCTGGCGCGACTCGATGCCAGCACCAGCAACATCCTCACCGTGGAAGACCCGGTGGAGTACGACCTGCCGGGTATCAGCCAGATTCAGGTCAACGCCAAGATCGACATGACCTTTGCCCTGGCGCTGCGGGCGATCCTGCGTCAGGACCCGGACATCATCATGATCGGCGAGATCCGTGATCTGGAAACCGCACAAATCGCTGTGCAGGCGTCGCTCACCGGGCACCTGGTGCTGGCGACGCTGCACACCAACGACGCGGTGTCGGCGGTCAACCGCTTGATCGACATGGGCGTCGAACCGTTTCTGCTGGCCTCGTCGATGCTCGGAGTGTTGGCTCAGCGACTGGTGCGGCGCCTTTGCAAAGAGTGCAAACAGGAGGATCCGGCGGCGCCGGGGACGTGGCGACCGGTCGGCTGCGCGGCGTGCAATCACACTGGCTACAGCGGTCGCACCGGTATCCACGAATTGTTCTGCATCGACGACGACATCCGCACCTTGATTCACCAAGGGGCAGGGGAGCAGGCCTTGCGTGCCGCCGCGTCAAAGGCCGGGATGTTCAGCCTGCGTGAGGACGGAGAGCGCTGGATCCGCAGCGGCACCACCGCTCCGGAAGAAATTCTGCGCGTGACCCGGGACGCCTGATGAATCGCTACCGTTTTGAAGCCGCCGACGCCACTGGCAAGATCGAGTCCGGGCATCTGGAAGCGGAGAGTCAGACCGCCGCGTTCAGTGTGTTGCGCAGCCGTGGCCTGACCGCGTTGTCGGTGCTCAAGGAAAGCAACGTCGCCCAGCACGGCGGCGGTGGCTTGTTCAGTGCGCGCCTGTCGGACAACGATCTGGCCTGGGCCACGCGGCAACTGGCGAGCCTGCTCGGCGCCAGCCTGCCACTGGAAGCGGCGCTGAGCGCCACGGTGGAACAGGCCGAGAAAAAACACATCGCCCACACCCTCAGCGCGGTGCGCGCGGATGTGCGCAGTGGTATGCGTCTGGCCGAATCACTGGCGGCGCGGCCACGGGATTTTCCGGAGATTTACCGCGCGTTGATTGCTGCCGGAGAGGAGTCCGGTGATCTGGCGCAGGTCATGGAACGGCTGGCCGATTACATCGAAGAGCGCAACAACCTGCGCGGCAAGATCCTCACGGCGTTTATCTATCCCGGTGTGGTCGGGCTGGTGTCGATCGGCATTGTGATTTTTCTGCTCAGCTACGTGGTGCCGCAGGTAGTCAGCGCGTTTTCCCAGGCACGGCAGGACTTGCCGGGGCTGACGCTGGCGATGCTCACCGCCAGTGATTTCATTCGCGCGTGGGGCTGGTTGTGTGCGGCGATCATCGCCGGGGCGTTCTGGAGTTGGCGCCTGTATCTGCGCAATCCGGCGGCGCGTTTGAGCTGGCATCACCGGGTGCTGAAGCTGCCGCTGATCGGGCGTTTCATTTTGGGCCTGAACACC
Coding sequences within it:
- the gspF gene encoding type II secretion system inner membrane protein GspF, producing MNRYRFEAADATGKIESGHLEAESQTAAFSVLRSRGLTALSVLKESNVAQHGGGGLFSARLSDNDLAWATRQLASLLGASLPLEAALSATVEQAEKKHIAHTLSAVRADVRSGMRLAESLAARPRDFPEIYRALIAAGEESGDLAQVMERLADYIEERNNLRGKILTAFIYPGVVGLVSIGIVIFLLSYVVPQVVSAFSQARQDLPGLTLAMLTASDFIRAWGWLCAAIIAGAFWSWRLYLRNPAARLSWHHRVLKLPLIGRFILGLNTARFASTLAILGGAGVPLLRALEAARQTLSNDRLSLSVSDATAKVREGVNLAAALRVENVFPPVLIHLIASGEKTGALPPMLERAAQTLSRDIERRAMGMTALLEPLMIVVMGAVVLVIVMAVLLPIIEINQLVQ
- the gspD gene encoding type II secretion system secretin GspD, yielding MKGSGSKPARMALPMLLMALSACSHTTPPPNQPPLLVDSELGRPLANTQRSGDALLDRQRAQAQAAPPPRQLHNITERARSGGAPRGTPLPSNPLGDQPVTLNFVDADIQAVVRALSRSTGQQFLVDPRVKGSLTLVSEGQVPARQAYDMLLAALRMQGFSVVDVGGVAQVVPEADAKLLGGPIYSPDKPAGNGMLTRTFRLQYENAVNLIPVLRPIVSPNNPINAYPGNNTVVVTDYAENLTRVAQLIQTIDTPSAIDTDVVQIQNGIAADIAPMVADLLDAPGNDPTQKIAVIGDPRSNTIIIRAGSPERTELARNLIYKLDNAQSNPSNLHVVYLRNAQAAKLAQALRGLLTGESDSGTSDSARSVLSAMGSSSNNNGGSSAQSGTPTSGNTSTTSSTGSTGGSYAQGSSSTSSAGNQASEQNVAFSAGGVTIQADATTNTLLISAPDPLYRNLREVIDLLDQRRAQVVIESLIVEVGEDDASEFGVQWQTGNLGGNGVIGGANLGGSGLNTNGKTSIDVLPKGLNLGYVNGTVDIPGIGKILDLKVLARALKSKGGTNVLSTPNLLTLDNEAASIFVGQTIPFVSGSYVTGGGGTSNNPFQTVTREEVGLKLNVRPQISEGGTVKLDIYQEVSSIDERASASATSAGIVTNKRAIDTSILLDDGQIMVLGGLLQDGYSQSNEAVPWLGTLPGIGALFRNERRAITKTNLMVFLRPYIIRDSDAGRSITLNRYDFMRRAQGGLQPERSWAMPDMQAPQLPTAAQGVPAVVPSSGPRATIKAVPIEGSTRF
- the gspE gene encoding type II secretion system ATPase GspE: MSALPYAWAKAQRILLCDGVLTVCPSTPGWSINEVRRQFGATSVQRVRDDELDGLLATAYADTGSAAAVVGAAENEVDLDRLMQDMPEITDLLDTQDGAPVIRMINALLTQAARDEASDIHIEPFETHSVVRYRVDGTLRDVVSPRKALHGALVSRIKIMAQLDIAEKRLPQDGRIALRVAGRPIDIRVSTVPTGHGERVVMRLLDKQAGRLHLETLGMDAQVLAKLDHLIRQPHGIVLVTGPTGSGKTTSLYAALARLDASTSNILTVEDPVEYDLPGISQIQVNAKIDMTFALALRAILRQDPDIIMIGEIRDLETAQIAVQASLTGHLVLATLHTNDAVSAVNRLIDMGVEPFLLASSMLGVLAQRLVRRLCKECKQEDPAAPGTWRPVGCAACNHTGYSGRTGIHELFCIDDDIRTLIHQGAGEQALRAAASKAGMFSLREDGERWIRSGTTAPEEILRVTRDA